The DNA segment ccccaccccaccccggtgTCCCCCACTGGTGGGGCCAGCCCTGGTGCGACCAGGCAACTCCACCCTCCAGACACCCAAGGGAGCTTCTCTGAGCTCTGGCAGGACCTtctgctctctctgcctctgtctctctctcctctcactctgtctgtctctccctgtccCTCCTTTCTAGTCCCTGGCCCCTGCAGGGATGGGGGGGGGAACCTGACCTTCTCTCATACTTCTTTTGCCTCCTTCAGGAGAAGTCTATAAGCAtccagggtgggtggggagggagggaccctCTTCCCTGGCTCCCGACTGGGGGCGGAGGGCACGGGGGGAGCTGgctgtcttctcttttcttcctgccccaacTTTTGTGTCTGGTtcaggggaggcaggagggaggggacacctttgttttccttttggggAGCAGAttatctcctccttctcctcctcctctctctctctttctctctctctctctctctctctctctggctcctgGTGGTTTAAGTTCCTTCTGGTTTGGCGTTTCCAAGGCCCAGAGCTGTTTCGGAGCACGGAGCACcagtttcccccacccccaccccatcctccaccagcggggggtggtggggggcagccCCTGGGGAGAGGGGTGTGAGTTGCCCCCAGCCCGGGGAGGGCGCCTGCCAGATCACTGGGGGGCccgagggggcgggggtgggcctCACGGTTGGGGGAGCGAGGGGCGGGGGagcgtttgtttgttttttttttctttggttctaAAATACTTGCAAAGCTGCAGTCAGGGTTTCTTCTGGGCTGTTGTGGTTAGAGGACCAGAGagaggggggcgggggaggcacAGGCTGGGTCTGGGGGCTTCCGTGAGCACCGTAATTTCCACAGCAGTAGGGAGGGCGGCTGGGCTGGGCTTGGCTGTCATGGAGGGCCACTGCCTCCCCTGGAAGTCTTGGGAAATGGACAGCGCTGAGGCGGGGATGGGAGAGATGACCTTTTGGGATCACGTTGGCCTTGAAATTACGGTGGTCAGTGGAGCGTCCCCTTTGAGGGAGGCAGGGCGGGGTCCCTCCGAgctgctcccctcccccttgtCCCTCCCCCATCTCATAGAGGCCTGGGCCACCAGCCCACTGCCCTGCCCCTCACTGCACCccaccactctctccctctctttcctggAGTCTCTCCGCCCAGCACCAGACACTCTTCTTGCAGGCCCGGTGGTGGTTGGACACGCAGCCTGGGATCTTTTCTCTTCAAGGGATGGgtgggaggaggctggagggcagaGAAGGCTTTGGGAGCTTGGCGCTGGGGCAGGGTCCTTGCTGGCAAAGGCCCCGAGCAGGCCCTTCCTCAtcttctcccccttccccccaAGGTAACCTCTAACCAcgttttccttctccatgccCTGCCCACCAGGCCGGGCTCTGAGAcctcccactgcccacccccccctccaacacacacacaaacacatctgTCAGGCGTCACAAAGCTGGCTGGGGGGCCCGGCTTGGGGAGAGGGAAGACCCAGGCACAGGAGAAAAGGGCAGAGGCCAGTGGGCTGGACAGAAGGTGCAGGCTAACCCTTCAGGGCGCTGGGAACACAGCGCTGGAGCCCCAGGCTTCCCTCCCCCTCCTAAAGCAGGGCATGCACCTGGCTGCTTTGTGACCCAAGACCCCTGGATCAGAAAGTCCCTGACATTGTGGCGGGCGGGCTGGAATCCCCAGCCACCCACCTAACCCTGCTGAAGAATGGGGCTGGAATTGGAATGAGGAATGGTTCCTGGCCAAGGCCCTCTAGCCACTGGGGCCACGCCCCTCCCCAAGCCAGCACCAAGTCCCAGCCCTCTCTTGTCCCCTCGGGCCGGCTGCTTTGGTGACAGGCCAAGCAGGAGCAGAGAATTCACTACAAACTCTCACCCCGGCCAGTCCTCGGGTTCTGCTAGTTGGGCGGCGCCGAGAGGGAGGCCCCCAGCCATCCTGGTTGGAGGGACCTCACTGctgtgggagaaggaggggaGCCTGGCCACACTGTTTGTGCAAGCCCAGACTCCCACCGGGCCAGTAGGGGGAGTTCAGGAGTCAGTGGCGCTGGGTTGTGACTGGGCAAGGGTGGGCAGGCCGTTGGTGGCCAATGAGATGCAGTTGAGGTTTTCCTCCTTTTCAGGGaatgggggggtggggcggggccccCCACCTTTCTGACATCAGCGCTGCCTTGGTCCCTCCTCCCGAGCCGGGGATGGTTGCAGGTAAATCGGGTcggggaaggggaggtggggggcctgTCGGGGGCGGGCTGGGTCTTTATCCTAGCACCTGGTTCCCTCCCTGGCCCCCTCTGAGCTGGACCTGGGACTGCCCCCCCAAGGGACCCTCAGTCGGGCCTGGGCCTTGGAGTGAATTCTCTGCTCACCCCCCTCTCTCCTCGCCAGCACTAACTCTTTCTTCCCAGGTGCTCTCCGGCGTGCCTCCCTTGGAGCCAGGACCTCGCCGAGCGCCCCCACACCGCCACTTGTCTCTCTTCCCTCCACACAGCTCTCCTCCCCCCTACCCAACTCTCCCGGGaggcccctccctctgccctcgcCCCACCACCTCTGTGCACCAGTATCAGTGTCTGCTGCTCGATAAACCCCATGAGAGACCCTGCcggctgggggcagggctgggcaccCCTCAGGAGGGGCTGGACTTTTCCGAAAACTCTTCCTCAGTTCCTGATTTCCTGGGTGCTGGGTTGGGGGTTGTCACAGGCTGCGTCAGGAACCTTGGGTGCCTCTCTCACCCTGGAATAGGAGTGCGCTCCTGACACCCACCCACAGTGGGTACAGAAACATCACTCTACCTTGCAGTTTTTGCAGGAGGAAGAaaatggagttaaaaaaaaaaaaagtatatatatatatatctctgtgTCCTGGTGTGGTTGGTGAAAGATGGGACCTTTGACCCTAGCTCTTCCATAGGGGCGCAAATGATGGCGAAGGGACAGGGCCCTGAGTCCCTGGCACCTCAAAGCCACCAGTGGCTCCAATGAGGAAATCTCTCCATCCCCCACTAAAGGCACATGAGACTGACTCTTGGATGGCTCTTGCCAAACCCCTTATCCCCAGCCTGTGGGGTCTCTAGCAgccagggaaggaaagaggggcacctcctcccccctccccaaccaCTAACCCTGCTCTTAATGGCCTCCAGGGTTGACATCTCCAGGGAGAGGGGCAGCTGGGCGGGGCAGGGGTCCCAGCCCAGAAACCCCCTTCCCATCACCAGCCCTACCAAGCAACCGTGACTGCAGCAGCAGGAGGGGACAGCCTGGCTCCCCCCGCTGGCCGCGTGACCAACtcgcctctctctctccccctcccttgcCACCCCcgtcccccccccgccccccccccccgctcctcctcctctccctgtgtcctccctgcccctccccgccCGACCCAGTCTTCGTGTGCCCAGGGACCCTGCAGAAGGTGCTGGAGCCCACCTCAACCCACGAGTCGGAGCACCAGTCTGGTGCATGGTGCAAGGACCCGCTGCAGGCAGGTGACCGCATCTACGTCATGCCGTGGATCCCCTACCGCACGGACACGCTGACCGAGTACGCCTCGTGGGAAGACTACGTTGCAGCGCGCCACACCACCACCTATCGCCTGCCCAACCGCGTAGACGGCACGGGCTTCGTGGTCTACGACGGCGCTGTCTTCTACAACAAGGAGCGCACGCGCAACATCGTCAAGTACGACCTGCGCACGCGCATCAAGAGCGGGGAGACGGTCATCAATACGGCCAATTACCACGACACCTCGCCCTACCGCTGGGGGGGCAAGACCGACATCGACCTGGCAGTGGACGAGAACGGGTTGTGGGTCATCTACGCCACTGAGGGCAACAACGGGCGGCTGGTGGTGAGCCAGCTCAACCCCTACACGCTGCGCTTCGAGGGCACGTGGGAGACTGGCTACGACAAGCGCTCCGCGTCCAACGCCTTCATGGTGTGCGGCGTCCTGTACGTGCTGCGCTCGGTGTACGTGGACGACGACAGCGAGGCAGCCGGCAACCGCGTGGACTACGCCTTCAACACCAACGCCAACCGTGAGGAGCCTGTGAGCCTGGCCTTTCCCAACCCCTACCAGTTCGTCTCCTCTGTCGACTATAATCCTCGCGACAACCAGCTCTATGTCTGGAACAACTACTTTGTGGTGCGCTATAGCCTGGAGTTTGGGCCGCCCGACCCTAGTGCGGGTGAGGACAGCTCGAATTCATTCCCCAACAGCCCCTGCCCCTGGGTCTCAAGCGGAGTGGGGTGCACTCTGAGCTCCTAGAGGACCTGGAGGTGCGTTCAGGGGAACCCTGGAGGTCACAGAGGTAGCAACGGGACAGGTTGTTTTCAGCACTTTGCAATTAACTCCTCTGATCCTTGCAGTCTGAGAGCCAGGGCTTACTGTTgcctcatttacagatgaggaaacccaaGCACTGGGTcagcttccttgctggctcagatgggaaagaatcagcctgcaatgtgggacacctgggttcgatccctgggtcaggaaggtcccctggagaagggaatggctacccactccaatatcctggcctggagaattccctgaacagaggagcctggcaggctacaatccatgggggtctcagagttggacacaactgagcgactttcataaACACAAGCACTGGGTGGATGTGAGACTAGCTAGCTTGCTTATTTGAGAAGCTAGACCAAGGACTCTGGGCTTTTAGCCAAGCTGCACTGAGTCTCCTAAGGGCGTTTTGAGCCCTGGAGCCCCTTCAACCCCAGTCTTGGGTGGGAGTACCAGTAAAACAGCAAAGCTGAACTGCTGATATTGACTAGGATTGGGAACCCCTCGGCAGTCTCGTTCTAACCCCTCAGCCACCCTGAACCAgctctgtgcagccccacagCTCAAGAAGAGTCCCCTCGAATAAAAAAGGGGGAACTGAGGTCACCAGAGGGAAGGGATGTGGCCAGGCCAGAGAGCCCAGAGTAAGAGGAGCATGAGGGTGGGAGCCTGCAACACTACCTTCCTGGTTTGTCCTCTGCGGTTGCTCTCAGACCTCAGAGGACAAATGAGTGGATTTCTGCCACCTTCTGACACTGTGTAGTCCCAGGGGTGTGCAGGGCCTCTGGGCAGAGAGGGGCTAGGGGAGATCTCTCAGACCTAGTGGGAGACCAACCCTGGGGGTAACCGCATCTCATATCCCCTCTCCCTTCCAGGCCCAGCCACTTCCCCACCCCTCAGCACAACCACCACAGCCCGGCCCACACCCCTGACGAGCACAGCCTCGCCCGCAGCCACCACCCCGCTCCGTCGAGCACCCCTCACCACGCACCCCGTGGGTGCCATCAACCAGCTGGGACCTGACCTACCTCCAGCCACCGCCCTGGCCCCCAGCACCCGGcggccccctgcccccaatctgcACGTGTCCCCAGAACTCTTTTGTGAACCTCGAGAGGTGCGGCGGGTCCAATGGCCGGCCACCCAGCAGGGCATGCTGGTGGAGAGACCCTGCCCCAAGGGGACTCGAGGTGAGTGCTGAGCCTAGGTGACCTTTGCTGCAGCTGGCTTGGGGAAAGGCCACTGCTGGCCTGGCCAGGGAAGGGACAGGGGACATGCCCCTAACTCAGCTTGGATGCACTTACCTGTCCACCTTCCCTGCCAAAGAGGGCTATATGCAAGGGTCATGCTTCATGTCTGCAGCTGTGTCTCCAGGGCACAATCACAGCTCAGTTAGTGCCCCCTGCTCCACCCCTGTCCCCTCCTGCAATTCTAAGCACCTGCCATGCCAAGCCCTGGATGGACCCTGCAGGGAGCCCCTGGGAGGTAACCTGAGTCCTGGCCTCCGACCGAAATGGACACAGGCCCAGGAGCAGCTGGGGGTCAGGACACAGCAGCTGACGCGCCAGAGAAGGCAGGGCCGGGACCACAGGCTCCAGGGATCTGAGGGAAGGGTCAGAGAGGCTTTGCGAGAGGCGTGGTGGGGCTTCCAAGGTAGGCTTGACCGGAAGGCTCCGACTGTGGTAGGCCAAGCTGGAAGAGGAGCCGAGAGGGAGGGTTTAGGGGAAGTGGGTGGCTCATGTCATTTCAGAGTGACACCTCTCTTTGACTGTCTGGCCTGTTTCATGTCCGGTCTTCCGTGCCCCCTCACCTCTTCCCTCACCTGCTCGTCCCCCTCTCTCTGCCATCTCCTTTTTCCTGCTCTGGCccatccccctctccctccccgtgGCTCCCTTCTCTGTTCCTGTGTGTCTGTCCCTACAGGAATTGCCTCCTTCCAGTGTCTACCAGCCCTGGGGCTCTGGAATCCCCGGGGCCCTGACCTCAGCAACTGCACCTCCCCCTGGGTCAACCAGGTGGCCCAGAAGGTACCAGCAGCCACCCTGCCCCCAGACAGGCACACGTGCTTACCCTGCTGGCCCTGGGTGCCCAGGCACAGGGCACAGCGGGGGGCGGTGGAACTCCTGGGGAGACAGGCTGGGGTCCACCCCTAGTCTCCAGAGGGGACAGACAGATGGGGAGGGCCAGGGCAGGCAGGGAGAAGGGACCACAGAGAGGGATGAGAGAGAAGCAGGATGGTCCCTGACGAGACTGGGgcctccccctcctgcctcctgcagATCAAGAGTGGGGAGAACGCGGCCAACATTGCCAGCGAGCTGGCCCGCCACACCCGGGGCTCCATCTACGCGGGTGAcgtgtcctcctctgtgaagctGATGGAGCAACTGCTGGACATTCTGGATGCCCAGCTACAGGCGCTGCGGCCCATTGAGCGCGAGTCAGCTGGCAAGAACTACAACAAGGTGGGCCTGGCGGCAGGGGCCGTGGGGCAGGGGCACCGCCCTAGGAACTTGGGAGACACCCAGCCTGGCACTGCAGAGCTGGGCGGCCATCCACGGCCAGGAGAGGAGAAAGCGGGACAGAGCCCAGGCCGGCCGGAACTCCCTCCTGGATGGTCCTGGGGGCGCGGGGGCTCCCATGGGGCTCCCTTAGCAATGGCTCTTGCTCGTGGGCTAGCCCCAGGTCAGTGGCAGAGACAGAAGAGGAATCTCTCTGGTGCCCAGACGTGAGTGTCGGGGTTCGAGGAGAGAGGGGCTGGGAGACCAGCCCTCACCCCACCTCCTCCTTTTCCCAGATGCACAAGCGGGAGAGAACTTGCAAGGACTACATCAAGGTGAGGCCCAGGGGCTCCTGTCTCCTGAGTGAGTGGGGCTGGCCCCAGGTGGCACTGGGGGATAGAGGTTCGGAGAAGGGGGTGCGGAGCCCAGCTGGAGGGACTGAGGGACAGAGGGGGGAGTTGCAGCGTTGCCCCGCCACACTTGCAGGCTGTGGTGGAGACAGTGGACAATCTGCTGCGGCCGGAGGCCCTTGAGTCCTGGAAGGACATGAATGCCACCGAGCAGGCACACACGGCCACCATGCTGCTGGACGTCCTGGAAGAGGGTGCCTTCCTACTGGCGGACAATGTCAGGGAGCCGGCCCGCTTCCTGGCCGCCAAGCAGAACGTGGGTGAGTGTTGCTGTCAGCTGGGGGGCAAGTCGGGGTGCAGAACTTGAACGGGGGGGATCCCTGTTCCTCCTGGACAACCCAGGGCTACCCTGGCCCTCAACCTTGCCCAGGCCTCTGGACTGTGGACAGACCCCAACCTTGTGTGCCCTGCCACCCCCTGTCCCCACAGTCCTCGAGGTCACAGTCCTGAACACCGAGGGCCAAGTGCAGGAGCTGGTGTTCCCCCAGGAGTACCCGAGCGAGAACTCAATCCAGCTTTCTGCCAACACCATCAAGCAGAACAGCCGCAACGGTCAGTGTCCGAACCCTGAGCCGGCACCCCAGCTCTTCTCATGGGGAAGTTCTTAACTCTGACAGGCTGAAGACTCTGATGAGAGGTTGGAGCCCATAGCAACACACAGAGGTGTCCTTCATCCAAGCTAGTGTAACTTTTCAAGGGATTCAGGGGGACCCCAGAAAGCCCCACAGAACCTCAGACAGTTTGGAGGGCTCACTCCTGTGTGACAGCAGCATGATCCTCAGAGTTTAGGGCAGGTTGTGCCATTTGAGATTTAAGGCCCGGAGAGGTTAGGgaattgctcaaggtcacacagaaagtGAGAGGTGGGTGAGGTGTGTCCTGGACCACTACCCTGCCATTGGGAACTGCCTGCAACTGAGCAGCAGTCCCACGGAAGGGCTCCTAGAGCCCCGCTTGCCTGGGCGGCAGCCTGACTTCAAAAATCCCAGCGGCCAGTGTAACTGGAGGGCGGCACCAGCCAGGGGCTGACACACGCCTGCTGGGCCTGTCCTACCTAGGAGTGGTCAAGGTTGTCTTCATTCTCTACAACAACCTGGGCCTCTTCCTGTCCACCGAGAATGCCACGGTGAAGCTGGCGGGTGAAGCAGGCTCAGGGGGCCCAGGGGGCGCCTCCCTGGTGGTGAACTCGCAGGTCATCGCAGCGTCCATCAACAAGGAGTCCAGCCGAGTCTTCCTGATGGACCCTGTCATCTTCACTGTGGCCCACCTGGAGGTGAGCTGAGATGTCCACTCCTTCCGTGAGTGTTCCAGCACCCTCCACTTTCCCAGGCTACAGATCCATACCCCGCACTGTGTGTTCATCCACCCCGAGAGCAAGTTACAACCCCTCCCTGGAGAagcagccccccagcccccaccttaGCATCTCGGGCCATCTGTCCCCAGAGATCTCAGGCTGTGACCTGGAGCTGGAAGCCCCAGGCGTGTCTCCTGCTTGTCCCCATGGTGGGGTGTGGGGACTGGGGCTGGACTCCCAGCTCTGaacccctggcccccaccccacaACAGGCCAAGAACCACTTCAACGCTAACTGCTCCTTCTGGAACTACTCAGAGCGCTCCATGCTGGGCTACTGGTCAACCCAGGGCTGCCGCCTGGTGGAGTCCAACAAGACCCATACCACATGTGCCTGCAGCCACCTCACCAACTTTGCTGTGCTCATGGCGCACCGCGAGATCGTAAGCTGGCTGGCACCCCGCTCCTCCTGGCAGGCCTGCTTCCTGGCTCAGCCTTGCATGGCCTCTTGGGTGGTGCCAGGGAAGGCCACCTTCATGGGCATGGGGGGCCCTGAGTCTTGCCCAGGGCAGGAGGCCACATGTCTGGCTCTCCCTAGTCCAAGTTCCACCTTTTCCAAAGGCCCGCTGGAGAAGCAAGTTGGTGTCAACCTTTGTCATGTCTCCACAAGCCTGCCAGAGCATGGGAAGTGAGCGTGCCACCTGTAGAGGGGTGGGGTCCTGGCTAGTAGACTGGGGTGGGGCAGAAGGCCAGGTAGGTGGCAGAAGGCCCAGTGGGTTGCAGCTCGTGGCCCCCGGCCTGgcccgtgtgtgtgtgcaagGCCAGAGGTGCTCAGCATGCCCCCTGCTCCTTCCCCAGTACCAGGGCCGCATCAATGAGCTGCTGCTGTCGGTCATCACTTGGGTGGGCATCGTCATCTCCCTGGTCTGCCTGGCCATCTGTATCTCCACCTTCTGCTTCCTGCGGGGGCTGCAGACCGACCGGAACACCATCCACAAGAACCTCTGCATCAACCTCTTCCTGGCAGAGCTGCTCTTCCTTGTCGGGATAGACAAGACTCAGTATGAGGTGGGCGGGACTCTGGGGCAGGAGCGGAAGGGGCGGGGAGGAGAGGTGTGATGCCCACTGGCCGGTCAGCAGCCAGGGCAGCCCCTTACCTGCGTtgcttccccacccctgcccccagatcGCCTGCCCCATCTTCGCGGGCTTGCTGCACTATTTCTTCCTGGCCGCCTTCTCCTGGCTGTGCCTGGAGGGTGTGCATCTCTACCTGCT comes from the Bubalus kerabau isolate K-KA32 ecotype Philippines breed swamp buffalo chromosome 1, PCC_UOA_SB_1v2, whole genome shotgun sequence genome and includes:
- the ADGRL1 gene encoding adhesion G protein-coupled receptor L1, with product MARLAAALWSLCVTAILVTSATQGLSRAGLPFGLMRRELACEGYPIELRCPGSDVIMVENANYGRTDDKICDADPFQMENVQCYLPDAFKIMSQRCNNRTQCVVVAGSDAFPDPCPGTYKYLEVQYDCVPYIFVCPGTLQKVLEPTSTHESEHQSGAWCKDPLQAGDRIYVMPWIPYRTDTLTEYASWEDYVAARHTTTYRLPNRVDGTGFVVYDGAVFYNKERTRNIVKYDLRTRIKSGETVINTANYHDTSPYRWGGKTDIDLAVDENGLWVIYATEGNNGRLVVSQLNPYTLRFEGTWETGYDKRSASNAFMVCGVLYVLRSVYVDDDSEAAGNRVDYAFNTNANREEPVSLAFPNPYQFVSSVDYNPRDNQLYVWNNYFVVRYSLEFGPPDPSAGPATSPPLSTTTTARPTPLTSTASPAATTPLRRAPLTTHPVGAINQLGPDLPPATALAPSTRRPPAPNLHVSPELFCEPREVRRVQWPATQQGMLVERPCPKGTRGIASFQCLPALGLWNPRGPDLSNCTSPWVNQVAQKIKSGENAANIASELARHTRGSIYAGDVSSSVKLMEQLLDILDAQLQALRPIERESAGKNYNKMHKRERTCKDYIKAVVETVDNLLRPEALESWKDMNATEQAHTATMLLDVLEEGAFLLADNVREPARFLAAKQNVVLEVTVLNTEGQVQELVFPQEYPSENSIQLSANTIKQNSRNGVVKVVFILYNNLGLFLSTENATVKLAGEAGSGGPGGASLVVNSQVIAASINKESSRVFLMDPVIFTVAHLEAKNHFNANCSFWNYSERSMLGYWSTQGCRLVESNKTHTTCACSHLTNFAVLMAHREIYQGRINELLLSVITWVGIVISLVCLAICISTFCFLRGLQTDRNTIHKNLCINLFLAELLFLVGIDKTQYEIACPIFAGLLHYFFLAAFSWLCLEGVHLYLLLVEVFESEYSRTKYYYLGGYCFPALVVGIAAAIDYRSYGTEKACWLRVDNYFIWSFIGPVSFVIVVNLVFLMVTLHKMVRSSSVLKPDSSRLDNIKSWALGAIALLFLLGLTWAFGLLFINKESVVMAYLFTTFNAFQGVFIFVFHCALQKKVHKEYSKCLRHSYCCIRSPPGGAHGSLKTSAMRSNARYYTGTQSRIRRMWNDTVRKQTESSFMAGDINSTPTLNRGTMGNHLLTNPVLQPRGGTSPYNTLIAESVGFNPSSPPVFNSPGSYREPKHPLGGREACGMDTLPLNGNFNNSYSLRSGDFPPGDGAPEPPRGRNLADAAAFEKMIISELVHNNLRGGSSGAKGPPPPEPPVPPVPGGSGEEEAGGPGADRAEIELLYKALEEPLLLPRAQSVLYQSDLDESESCTAEDGATSRPLSSPPGRDSLYASGANLRDSPSYPDSSPEGPSEALPPPPPAPPGPPEIYYTSRPPALVARNPLQGYYQVRRPSHEGYLAAPGLEGPGPDGDGQMQLVTSL